Proteins encoded in a region of the Dendropsophus ebraccatus isolate aDenEbr1 chromosome 11, aDenEbr1.pat, whole genome shotgun sequence genome:
- the VGLL3 gene encoding transcription cofactor vestigial-like protein 3 isoform X2, translating into MQEALEMVFPTKQEEDEKDQPAEMEYLNSRCVLLTYFHGDIGAVVDEHFSRALSQIRNFNPENTASKSKIGTSRESPSVSCQRTTLPPSLWSNTYQSSPPACLSGAHPDFTTTTTATPDPNSWSGDNVHQTIPHPPPESWHYPLASTTSSPYAHMHDVYMYHHHAHPHMHHHHHHHHHPGSHLDPRYGPLLMPSVRTARIPAPQCDVAKTEPSTTMATTAWAGAFHGTVDIVPGFGFETGNSFTA; encoded by the exons ATGCAGGAAGCCTTAGAGATGGTCTTTCCAACCAAgcaagaagaagatgaaaaagaCCAGCCGGCCGAAATGGAATATCTGAACTCTCGCTGCGTCCTCTTGACCTATTTTCACGGAGACATTGGCGCGGTCGTCGATGAACATTTCTCGAGGGCCTTGAGTCAAATAAGAAACTTCAATCCAGAAAACACAGCCTCAAAGAGCAAAATAGGAACGAGTCGAG AGAGTCCGTCAGTATCATGTCAAAGGACTACTTTACCTCCATCCCTGTGGTCAAACACATATCAGTCATCACCACCAGCTTGTTTGAGTGGAGCTCATCCAGACTTTACAACAACAACCACCGCTACCCCTGATCCTAACAGCTGGTCCGGAGATAATGTGCACCAGACTATTCCGCATCCTCCTCCGGAATCCTGGCATTATCCATTGGCCTCAACAACCAGTTCTCCATACGCGCACATGCATGATGTTTACATGTATCACCACCATGCACATCCACATAtgcatcaccaccatcaccatcatcaccaccctgGCTCCCATCTAGATCCAAGATATGGACCTCTTCTAATGCCCTCAGTGCGTACAGCCAGGATTCCTGCCCCGCAGTGTGATGTAGCTAAAACGGAACCAAGTACCACAATGGCTACAACAGCCTGGGCTGGGGCATTCCATGGCACTGTGGACATCGTACCAGGTTTTGGGTTTGAGACAGGTAACAGCTTCACAGCCTAA